The genomic interval GTTTTAGGTCTTACTTTTTATCTAGCAAAGTCCGTTACATGGATTAAAAGAAAACAAGCCCGTATTGCGGAGGGGGCAATGATGCTTTTTATAGGGGTTTTAATAGCTAAATTGGCGGTAGCTAGTGGTCAGTCTATACACTTATTATTCGAAATGGGTCCCGCTTTATTATTGCAGGAATTAGGGCACCTGGCAACAATTTTAATTGCACTTCCAGTTGCTTTGCTTTTAGGATTCAAACGTGAAGCTATTGGTATGACCAGTTCTATTGGACGTGAACCTGAAATTGCAGTTGTTGTTGATAAATATGGTTTTAATTCTCCTGAATCTAGGGGAATTTTTGCACTATTCATTGTTGGAACAATAATAGGTACAGTATTTATTAGTTTCCTGGCCAGTATTAGTGTTTCAATTTTGCCATTACATCCTTATGCTTTTGCCATGGCTAGTGGTGTAGGTAGTGCAAGTATGAATGCAGCTTCTTTAGGCCCTACTATTGCAGCATTTCCAGATTTAAAAACTCAAATTGAAGCTTTCGCTGGTTTCAGTAATTTACTGTCATTTTCTATAGGAATCTACATTGTAATTTTTATTG from Methanobrevibacter sp. V74 carries:
- a CDS encoding DUF3100 domain-containing protein, translated to MINNDEFTTEIEHPYREKTDKRILKRNPWRDYGLHFTVLILVIIAEYIGPIHIKLAEGVTVSIMPLLYTMVLGLTFYLAKSVTWIKRKQARIAEGAMMLFIGVLIAKLAVASGQSIHLLFEMGPALLLQELGHLATILIALPVALLLGFKREAIGMTSSIGREPEIAVVVDKYGFNSPESRGIFALFIVGTIIGTVFISFLASISVSILPLHPYAFAMASGVGSASMNAASLGPTIAAFPDLKTQIEAFAGFSNLLSFSIGIYIVIFIALPLTEKLYKILEPKIGKKSIVGEKGDE